The Crassaminicella indica genomic interval ATATTATAAATCCCTATTCCAAGATAATATCCTTCATTTTCCACAATCTCAATAGCTAGTGCATCTCCCTCTTTAGCAGCCTCAAATACGTGTTCAGCCTTTACACAATCCTCTCCTGCTATTTTTGAAATCAAGCTTTCTCTCCCCTCTGAAAGCTTTTCTCTTGCAATTCTTCCTATAGCAGTTCCTGAGGCATAAGCCTCCAAACATCCATAATTACCACAGTTACATTTAGGTCCATTTAGGCTTATAATAGTATGTCCTACTTCAAAAGCATTTGAATTTCCACCCTTCTGAAGCTTTCCATCTATAATAGCACCTCCGCCAACTCCTGTACTTACAGTTATATAAACAAAGTTTTTAGAACCCTTTCCAAATCCAAATAAATATTCTCCTAATGCTGCAGCATTTCCGTCATTCTCTAGCTTTATAGGTATATTTTCAAAATCCTCTGCAAGACTTTTTACGATTTCAACATTTTCCCATCCTTTTAGATTAGCACTCTTAATAATTATTCCCTTTTCACTATCTAAAGGTCCAGGTGAACCGATTCCTATCCCCTTTAAGCTTTCCTCTTTTAAGCCAAGCTTTTCTAATAATTCATATATAGTATTTTTCATTCTCTTTATAGCTTGCTTTGGTCCCTTTTCTACAAAGGTAGGAATTTTAATATGCTCTAAAACCTCTCCATTTTTTGTCATAATTCCTATATTCATCTTTGTTCCACCCAGATCAATAGCACAATAAACTTTCATCATAAATCACCTCCATATAACTTATTATAACAACAAAATGAATATAGGTTAAGCTCTGAATCCAGAACTTAACCTT includes:
- a CDS encoding ROK family protein — protein: MMKVYCAIDLGGTKMNIGIMTKNGEVLEHIKIPTFVEKGPKQAIKRMKNTIYELLEKLGLKEESLKGIGIGSPGPLDSEKGIIIKSANLKGWENVEIVKSLAEDFENIPIKLENDGNAAALGEYLFGFGKGSKNFVYITVSTGVGGGAIIDGKLQKGGNSNAFEVGHTIISLNGPKCNCGNYGCLEAYASGTAIGRIAREKLSEGRESLISKIAGEDCVKAEHVFEAAKEGDALAIEIVENEGYYLGIGIYNIIALYNPEKISIGGGVSNGLELFYDKMIETINSMSLKPNIEICNIKKAHRDDCGLVGAGALVFYK